One Oncorhynchus masou masou isolate Uvic2021 chromosome 2, UVic_Omas_1.1, whole genome shotgun sequence genomic region harbors:
- the LOC135556053 gene encoding kinesin-like protein KIF23 isoform X4 — translation MQRPAKGKTPRRPPLKKTSHTQKDPVGVYCRIRPLGATDEECCIEMISSTTIQLHAPDGIKANRNGEYKETQYSFKKVFGIQTSQIELFEDVAKPLVDDLIHCKNGLLFTYGVTGSGKTFTMTGSPGEGGLLPRSLDMLFNSIGPLQAKRFVFRTDDKNGMEIQGQVDALLERQKRESNQQSTMPKTPSSKQKPDPEFADMISPEEACKCEGVDEDSCYSVFVSYIEIYNNYIYDLLEDAPIDPIRPKPPQSKILREDQNHNMYVSGCTEVEVKSTEEAFEVFWRGQKKRRIADTQLNCESSRSHSVFIVKLAQAPLDADGDHILQDKNQVTVSQLCLVDLAGSERTSRTKAEGSRLREAGNINQSLMTLRTCIEVLRENQMCGTNRMVPYRDSKVTHLFKNYFDGEGKVRMVVCVNPKADDYEETMLVMRFAELTQEVEVARPVDRPICSLAAGRRHRNQAFRDELSRRQEERPGGSNNTEDGSVLNQLLDSLPALPACELVDPTDEQILPRLIEVLERRHRIRQMITEQYTRTAHTLKSMLQEFDGHLMAKENFIHEQRGKLGEKDKIMFNQKNEMDRLEKKSKMLEYKIDILQKTTNIYEGDKRSLQQELESREQRLQRELSERKRMEARMQGMVSDTKHQWEKECERRVNAKQLEMQNKLWVKDEKLKQLKAIVSESNNSATSEQQRPPPPPDKPQRNSREKDHPRAPEKRSRSPLPVSTAQCHPLPPSSSAASLSVASVISEWEQRFPIGRDPPGTPGAYGTATPYGSSSVGRRRGQRWAPETEAPGPSHTHGRDLESSSRTTGPPTRPQHRRSHSAGGQRWVDHKPLSNLDLDTVMQPIIPNAIKVSAASEKALSKCSKYVLTHQELASDGEIQTKLIKGDVFRTRGGGQAVQFTDIETLRQNTQLISSRKRRSSGDGPGQHDGNKVDWNDRENRAPVASTSSALGLQNGYQKRRK, via the exons ATGCAAAGACCTGC AAAGGGCAAAACTCCACGGAGGCCACCCCTGAAGAAAACATCCCACACACAAAAAGACCCAGTTGGT GTGTACTGCCGTATCCGCCCTTTAGGTGCTACAGATGAGGAGTGTTGTATTGAAATGATCAGCAGCACCACCATTCAGCTGCATGCTCCTGATGGCATCAAAGCCAACCGCAATGGGGAATACAAAGAG ACTCAGTACTCCTTTAAAAAAGTGTTTGGAATTCAAACCTCCCAAATAGAGTTGTTTGAGGATGTTGCCAAACCACTTGTGGATGACCTCATTCACTGCAAGAATG GATTGCTTTTCACTTACGGCGTCACAGGCAGTGGAAAGACGTTTACCATGACAGGCTCTCCTGGAGAAGGTGGTCTCCTCCCCCGCTCCCTGGACATGCTATTCAACAGCATCGGTCCATTACAGGCCAAGAGATTT GTGTTTAGGACAGATGACAAGAATGGCATGGAGATCCAAGGTCAGGTGGATGCTCTCctggagagacagaagagagaatcAAATCAACAGTCCACCATGCCCAAAACACCGTCCTCAAA GCAAAAACCTGACCCAGAGTTTGCAGACATGATCAGTCCAGAGGAGGCTTGCAAATGTGAGGGAGTTGACGAGGACAGCTGCTACAGTGTGTTTGTATCCTACATAGAAATATACAATAACTACATCTACGATCTGCTGGAAGACGCACCAATAGACCCTATACGACCCAA ACCGCCTCAATCAAAGATTTTACGTGAGGACCAGAACCACAACATGTATGTGTCGGGATGCACAGAGGTCGAGGTGAAGTCCACAGAGGAAGCCTTCGAAGTGTTTTGGCGGG GCCAAAAGAAAAGGAGGATTGCCGATACTCAGCTGAACTGTGAGTCCAGTCGCTCTCACAGTGTGTTCATTGTCAAACTGGCACAAGCTCCGCTGGACGCAGATGGAGACCACATTCTGCAG GACAAGAACCAGGTGACTGTTAGCCAGCTGTGTCTGGTGGACCTGGCAGGGAGTGAACGCACCAGCAGGACTAAAGCAGAGGGCAGCCGCCTCCGGGAAGCAG GCAACATCAACCAGTCCCTGATGACCTTACGCACCTGTATAGAAGTCCTCAGAGAGAACCAGATGTGTGGAACAAACCGG ATGGTTCCTTACAGAGACTCTAAAGTCACTCATCTGTTCAAGAACTATTTTGACGGTGAAGGGAAAGTCCGCATGGTTGTGTGTGTCAACCCTAAAGCCGACGACTATGAAGAAACCATG TTGGTCATGCGCTTTGCGGAGTTGACCCAGGAGGTTGAGGTGGCGCGGCCGGTGGACAGGCCCATTTGCAGCCTGGCGGCGGGGCGGAGACACCGGAACCAGGCCTTCAGAGATGAGTTGTCACGACGCCAGGAGGAGCGCCCTGGGGGATCCAACAACACcg AGGATGGCTCGGTGCTGAACCAGCTCCTGGACAGCCTGCCAGCCCTGCCTGCCTGTGAGTTGGTGGACCCCACCGATGAGCAGATCCTGCCCCGCCTCATAGAGGTGCTGGAGAGGAGGCACCGCATCCGCCAGATGATCACTGAGCAGTACACCAGAACTG CCCACACGCTGAAATCCATGCTCCAGGAGTTTGATGGCCATCTGATGGCCAAGGAGAACTTTATCCATGAACAGCGGGGTAAACTAGGGGAGAAGGACAAGATCATGTTCAACCAGAAGAATGAGATGGATCGGCTGGAGAagaaatccaaaatgctggaatACAAG ATTGACATTCTTCAGAAGACCACCAATATCTATGAGGGGGACAAGCGGTCGCTGCAGCAGGAGCTGGAGAGCCGTGAGCAGAGGCTGCAGCGGGAGCTGTCGGAGAGGAAGCGCATGGAGGCACGCATGCAGGGCATGGTGTCTGACACCAAACACCAGTGGGAGAAGGAGTGT GAGCGCCGTGTGAACGCCAAGCAGCTGGAGATGCAGAACAAGCTGTGGGTGAAGGATGAGAAGCTGAAGCAGCTGAAGGCCATCGTATCAGAGAGCAACAACAGCGCCACCTCAGAGCAGCAGCGTCCCCCACCACCCCCAGACAAGCCCCAGAGGAACTCCCGGGAGAAGGACCATCCTCGCGCCCCTGAGAAGAGATCTCGCTCGCCACTGCCC GTCAGCACAGCTCAGTGccaccccctcccaccctcctcctctgctGCTAGTCTCTCAGTAGCCTCCGTCATCTCTGAGTGGGAGCAGAGGTTCCCCATAGGTAGGGACCCCCCCGGGACACCCGGTGCGTACGGAACAGCGACCCCATACGGAAGCAGCAGTGTGGGCCGCAGGAGAGGCCAGCGATGGGCCCCTGAGACAGAGGCTCCGGGCCCCAGCCACACACATGGGCGAGACCTAGAGTCAAGCTCAAGG ACCACGGGGCCACCGACTCGCCCGCAGCACAGACGCTCCCACTCAGCGGGTGGGCAGCGATGGGTAGATCACAAACCACTCTCTAATTTGGATTTAGATACGGTCATGCAGCCAATCATACCCAATGCAATCAAAGTGTCAGCGGCCAGCGAGAAAGCTCTGTCTAAATGCAGCAAGTATGTTCTCACGCATCAGGAGCTTGCCTCCGATGGGGAGATTCAGACCAAACTgatcaag GGAGACGTGTTCAGAACGAGAGGTGGAGGACAAGCCGTGCAGTTCACAGACATCGAAACGCTTCGACAGAATACCCAACT CATTTCTAG TCGTAAGAGGAGGTCATCGGGAGACGGGCCAGGACAACATGATGGGAACAAGGTGGACTGGAacgacagagagaacagg GCACCAGTGGCAAGCACAAGCTCAGCTCTTGGTCTCCAGAATGGCTATCAGAA ACGCAGGAAGTAG